TGCCCTATTATACATCATCTGTTGGAGATGGGCTAACTGAGTACCATTAGTAGAACACGCTCGAATGGTTGCTGGTCATCGGATCTTGAAAATTTGCAGTTCGGGTTGCCAATTCGGCATTCACGAAATAAAAAGCTTATGGATCTTCATTCTGCACACCGGGGATATGCTCTCTTTTTCGAAAATTTTACCATAAACTCTGAATTTATTCTCTATTGGTTTGATGAACAAAAATATAAGGTCCTATAAAATTACGCTTTTGGTACCGAGAAGTCGCATGTTTTTTAGTTACAGATCAATCCCCGTGATAGCATAgaggagctggaggagtttggatgaCCCTCAGTTAATCCGACGGGACTGATACGTCAACTATGATTTAAGGctttttgattaaaaaaaatgaccgactgagaaatagccacaacttcaaaataataatatcatatgCAATCTTAATCAGTTTTGTTACTTCTACATTCAGGTATTCTTCCTATTTTGATGTATGGTTATTTCTCTCACATTCTTTTGATGTGTAAGGTTATATGTAAATCTAAAAAATTCAGTGATGATAGCGGTAAGTCATACTCGGATTGTGTCACTTGTTTTGTGCATCACTATTTTCTATATATTTTGCTATAAAGAACATGCCCAATTAGTCCATACTAGCCGCTGCACACGCAACGACGAGACGGTATCCTTCGTCAGCTAGAAGCTTGTAATGGGCAATCCCCTAAAAGAGTACAATGGGTTCTTAAGTTCTCAATTGGACCCCCACTTTTGAATTACTCACTCTGATCCtgaattgttgtcgaaatattacatatatctaaacactttttaagaataagtacattcatatttgggcaatttgagtcaagaatttagtatcagagggagtaattacaAGTCGAGGCACCCTTCcgtgctactccctccgaagctaaattgttgtcgttgttttactTCTTTTAATGTAATAATAGTAATGTTTGAACATGGTCATTTATATATATTATCATGTTTGTGGTCGTAGTACCAAAAATCAACATATTTTTGGACATTCCATGGATATCCCGTTGGGCCGAAATATGTCTCGGCGTGACCGTTTTTGTGTTTGgtactcttttttcctttcaaatCAGGCCACCCCATTTTCCATTTCactgaaacaaaaacaaaacagtcTCGAGCTTACAGCAGGAAGAAAAGCAGAAGGGAAAGGGTAGCGGATTCCAGCATCAACAGAAACCCACCGTGATACAGCCGGCTCGGCCATACCACTATGGGGCGAAAACATGTTGACATTGAAAGAAAACTACGCCCTATTTAGCTCAATTTGCTACCGTAGCACAGGCACAGGCAGAGTTAGGCCAGACACGTTTTGTCATGTTATATTTGGTGAGAATAGCTCCCAGAAACATTTGACAGAGGAAGATTTTGATCTTAAGAGGAAGTTTACCTTTCCATTCAAAGATACTCTGACCGAAAGAAATCTTTTTTTACCTACGATTGCAAATATGTGAGGCTCTGAGAAATGCATGCGCCATCATCGGTGGTGGGCTCGTGGCGCCTTCAGGTGTAGGAGCACGCTTCTGGACGACCAGGGATGGGTGCCGGGTGAGATATGTACATATGTGTTTTGGTAAATCTTGAACGAGTCAAGTTGCAGATGCTAAGGCTTTGAGAGATGGTGCTCTGAAAAATTGTACTCTGTACTGAAACAGAGGGCAAGCTAGTAGCTAGGTAGCGCCGAACACGATCATATAGATGCTGAACCTGTACCCGAGGCTGGCGCTTGCAGCGAGCGGCACGTTCTCGGtggacgaggacgagccccAGATCTGCTACGGCATCATGGTGGCATTCGTCTCCCTGCTGCTCTTCTgcgtcctcgtcgccgtcgtcagcGTGGCCAGGGCTTGCTCCATCACTGGCCTCATCGTCCTCTTGTTCGGGCTCGTCGGCTGGTTCGGCCCCAGGGGCGGCGCTGCCGCTGTTGCTGCCGCACGTAGAAATGgcacgcggcagcggcagcagcagcctagCGTCGCCtctgccgcgcccgcgccaACGGCGGTGCGGCTGGCGCACCGGTGCACGTGCGGGATGACGGACGCGGCCATCGGCACCCTGCCGACGTTCGCGTACGAGGCCACGGGCGACGAAGGAGCGCGCCAGAGCTGCCTGCTCTGCGCGGTGTGCCTCGAGGACGTGCAGGCCGGCCAGACGGTCCGGGAGCTGCCGCCGTGCAGGCACCTGTTCCACGTGGACTGCATCGACCTGTGGCTGCAGACGCACCGGACGTGCCCGCTCTGCCGCTGCGAgctcccgctcccgccgccacgGAAGGCCACCTCAAAAGCAGCTGCCGCTGGCACAGAGACAGAGTCTTCAACCAACGCGTCGTTACCACCGGTGTGAACGTGATCCTTCACGTTACAACTGATTCTGATGGCACTCCTTTCGGTGACGTAAATTAAGAAGAAACGAGAGATGATGGATAGCTGGCCGGATTTAGGGATTAGCATGTTCATGCCATATGTTACTACACTACGTGAAATTCATTTGGGGGAATATATCATCAATAAGACAATGAAGAGATTTCGTTTGGCGGTGGTCAATCTGGTGTTTGGAATTTAGCAGGCGCAAAGGGGATAAGCTTGAAGAAGCGGAGTGGCACTGATCGCTGTCAGACTTCCGAGATAACCTAACAATCTATCCGATAGAGACATGTACCAAAATCGTACGGAGGCCCGTGTCTCGCACGCTTGAAATTGCCTAACAGGGAATGCGTGTTGGGGAATCACGGAAGGCTGGCGCAGCGTACCCACGTCAAGGGCGTGATAGGGGTGGTGTCGCTCCACACTTGCACTCGCAACAACCTGCTACCGTAGTTGTCCGCGTCTCGCTGAGCAGATTCAGCTTTTAGCCCGGGTGGCTTCATATTACGGTCGATAGGTTATTTCAAAAACATGTTGATGAGCTTGACGAGGAACAATGTCCATGTGTAATAACACAATAACATGCATAAAGTCATTGATTCAACggaaaagaatttttttttctatcttttAATCGTATAACTGTTGGTTGATATCGATGTATTTCTCCTAGTTCCTATTTTCAGGATGAGAAGACGCGACCCAGCTTTCCTCCAATGGGACGCTTATTTGTTCATCCTCACCTTGGTAAAAGATAAGTTCACGTGTTTGTCTACACCTGTCTCTGAGTTGTACTTTCGGTCACATTTTACAAATTTCAAAGTCAATATTCAGAATGTATATGTAcacataaaaaacaaaatcagattTGAGATCCAACTACCAAAAGACCACGAGAAGCCATTTTTGGGGACGACGGTAGCGTCCTCGGTTCTGACGATTCTCAGCAGCCGTGCCGTCACCAACTAtaccggcggcagcggcggcgccatcaTCTTACCGTTCTTCCAcggtgttgaagtataagtggattacCTAGCCCAttccatcagatcggtcttttggttgcgttggctagcgcatgaagcttttcatggtatcagagccaagaggTCTCGAGTTCAAGCCCAGTTAACGCAATTAAATTGCAACCCACTTTCGGTCCACGTTTAGACCTGCGGGAGCCACACGTGAGGGGggagtgttgaagtataagtgaaTTGCTTAACCCCTTCTATTAGATTTGGTTGCGTTGGGcagcgcatgaagctcttcacGCGGGTCGAGGCGACGTTGCATGCGAGTGCAGCCACATGTCGACGCACCCGACATGGAACGTGTGTGCGCATACCGGCAGCCGCCGCACCGTCTCCCCTCTGCGCAGAGTCCCCAAGCACACCGCGCACTGGAcctggccgccgtcgccgacacCGGCATCGTACGCAAACGCCGGAATCGCCGCTATGCCAGCCTCCGACAGGCCGCCCCGGTCCACGGTAGATGACCCGGCTGGTTCTGGCCGTGCGCAGAAGCGGGCGGTGCAGGAGAAGAGGACCATGAGCGCGCAGTAGAGCGCCAGCGCGATCCACACGTACTTGACGAACGCGGAGAGGATGACGAGGACCAGGAGCCCAGGGTACAacgcgaggaggagcacgctGCTCTGCCCGGCATCCGAGACACCGCTCCCTTGCCACGCGTAGTCCGGCATAATATGGTTGGTTTCAAGGTTTCGTATACTAATTTCGTGTGCAATTCTTGTTCGTGTTTTGTGAGTAGTGAGCGATGTTGTCTGCCATCGGTCGGCTACGGATTTGTAAGGTTGGAAACTGGGAATTAATCTTCTGGAAGAAATGGATATAGTGCTTAATTCCGTTGACAACGCAGGCAGCTGCAACTAAGGTAGGGCGGATTTGGGTTAGGTTCATTGAGCAAGCAAGGTCGCCCTTGCTACTTAGAATTTTATACTTATTATGGTCTCTGTAATGATCCAGTGCCAATTACGGCCGATGTTTCTTACACCAGGAAGACGTACTTCGTGGATAAAACGACGAAACACGGCGTGTTTTCTTTGATCTCATCCTAGAACGACTGGCTTTGCATCCAGTGGCGGACCCAGAATAAATTTGAAGGTGTGGCGAGTTTACACAGCAAGAAAATCTTGTGCGATATTACTATGCAAAAGCCTATTGAAATACTGGAAATATATTAATGTGAAAGTACCGGCACTCAAAATACCTAAACAACAAATATATATTACTTTGAAGGTACTGAAGCTCAAAATTCCTCAACGGATGAAAATAACATGAACATGGACTTCACAATATATaatctacttcctccgatccataataattgttGTGTTTCAGATTTGGAATTAACTTAGTACatagttgtactaaatctgagatacttattatggattggagtgAGTATATTGCCAACAATTCCTTCGGAATTGCATCTAAAATTGAATTTCCAGTTTTATTAGTTGATGTTGCAAATCGTTCGCTTCACAAATGAGCTATCACTTCTCTTGAAAAGAAAGGACCGGAATATTGTTGAAGCCATGTCTTTGGTTACAGAGGGGTCTAGGGTTTCTGCAATTCTACGCTTTGAGTTCTAAAGTTTCAAATTCTATTTTTTAATATACCTCATGATGTTTCGTGATTCTTCTTTGACGGCATCTTGGTGAAGGGAAACCTGCTGCAATATGTGTTCTCCTCGCTGGTCTCCTCCTGCCTCCGTAGCGCCTAACGGCGTGACTGCCCACCCGCCGGTGTCGGCAACCCGGCGTGCTGCTGTGCCGCCCTGAGCCCCTGACGTGGTGGCGCGCTCTTTGCTTCTCCCTCCCGTGCTTGCGCGTGATGTTGCGCCCCGGCGGTAGGTCGAAGACGGGAGACTGGAGGATCGACGTAGGAGACCAAACGAAGTCGAATAGACGTAATCCTGGAAATCAGGTACGCTCGGCGGCCTGGACAATCGATTAGTTACGCGATCGGATCGAGACGAGGGAGGGACAGAGTTGATGTTGAGGCTTGGGCTGAGACCAGTGGGCTTGTGGGCCAGAAATTAgatgtggcggcggccgcaccATGCCGTATCGGTGTGATCCGCCCCTTTTTGCATCCCGTCACATATTGTATTTAGCCTGACGGGCCTTATACTATTATCAGCGCCGAGCCACCGCAGATGCCTGACGGGTCAAACTAGTCAATATACGGTATTGATTTCTTAGCTCCTGCGATCCATTGCAACCAAGTCGCCAAAGGCTCGTCAAGGATAAGGCAAAGGATGAAAACATTACTCGTTTAACATACAGAATAATCAATCTTTTGATATCCTACATTGTGTGAGGTCAGCTGAGATAGACAACCGTATTCTATGTGGAGAAATTTTCTTTCACGTTTTAATGCTGATAAACAAGATCGACCAACTTGAACTATAACTTGATAGTTTTCATCCttttttatttgatattctttGATTGTGTTTATGCATATTAAAGAGTAGTATGAACTACCgaaatttttagtttttaCTTTCTAGTTTTTTTAGCTTTAATCGGATATTCAGAatttataaaaagaaaaattactttctcttttatttttatttttttgaaaaggaggttGAACTCCCCCacctctgcatcaaaatgatgcacataACCAcattttattaatttattagcaagcctgacaaaaaaaatacatcgaTCAAACAAACTAAACCACCAAACTATGCCTACAAGCGTGATAAAGGGGGTGACCATACCAGGCCGTATTCCCTGACCGCATATCACCGCCTAGCATCCAAAACCGGAGGCCACACTGGGCGCAACAGGTCCAACGAATTCTCAGCGTGTGTCCTCCTCTCACGCTTTAGAATCTGCTGCCACCGTCTTCCGCTAACCCATCTTCAGGATAGCAATCGAAGTATTACAACTTGCAAGGCCTGGCATCCATGACGCAAGCCATAGCCACCGACCAGCCGGCAATAGCCCACCGACCCCCTCACCCGCAGATCTAGCATTCCCTCGACGGCGCCCTCAAGGGAGCAACGATGCCATTAGCTCCGCAGCCACTCAGTCCGAGGACTTTGGGTTTTCACCCAGGAACTTGGTTCGGGGGTGGTGAGAAAGTACCTCGACAATGCCTCAGGGAAAGGGAAAGACGTCTACGaacatcatcgtcgtcgtgaCCGGACAAGCCGGCCAATGGTTTCCCCCCATACCAACACCATGTCTCCGGAGCTGCTGATACAACGACCGTAGATGCGAGAGTAGCCATCACCACCAAGGTGCCATGGGGAGGCCGTCACTTGGGGAGGACAACGTGAGGGGGCCTCATGGCTTCTAGTGCCTCACGGATCCGCGCGGACTGCCTCCGGATCCTCATGGACACAGGGCCTGGTCatgccgccatggccgcggtcGCCTCACAGACCTCGTCACCGTCGCCAGGGGCCGCCACGGGCGAGACCGCTGCCTAGGGATGGCCGACCGTGCCGCCGATGCAGTAAACGCTGAAGCCGAACGAGTaggagctgccgccgccgtcgccgtgcgGGCTTTGCTCGGCGGCTCGTGTCGACGGCGGCAAGGGAGGGTGGAGTTGCGGCGCTCTAGGGTTTCAGGGGGTTggggtgattttttttttacccgaGCTAGCCCCTTTCCTTTTATTTCCACTTGTCTAGGCCGCAGCCTaccttttctctcttccttGGCGAAAAATACAGGTCCATCCAGCATTACTCTCTTCCAGCCGCCCTGGCCCGCTTATCATTCTCTATCTACTTTTCTTCATGGGCCGCATCTCTTTGCCATCTCCTATTCTCCTGGCCGATCacgtccccccccccccaccccccccccacccccccccccccccagcccagcccagcctgAGCACCCTTTGTGATGCACACGAGTTTTAGAAGGAATTCCTATGTCATCTAAATATGCTACTTCCTCCGACGGAAATTACTTGTCACCGATTTAATACATAATTTatgtgacaagtaattccggccagaGAGTAATTAAATTTTGCAGAGTGTCAAAACCCTAGCAAATCTTTGTGGGCGGGCGGGACATGGCTGGTGAGAGTtagaaaaccaaaacaaggCATATTCTGTTCCATCACTGCACCATACAGGGTCCCCATGCCATCGCTTTCGTTTGTTCGTGCAAAAAGAAATCATGGTCACCACTTATCCACCCCTGATGCTTCACGGCCATCCGCCATTCGTTTGTGTATAAAAGAGAAACAACGCGACGAGCCAGTGCAAAGCATGCTGCTTCGCGCGCCCCGACAAATGCTAATACAACACGACCTCACGACCTCTTGGGCACTTGGCCGCATTGCTTGACAGGGTAGCACTGACAGCGACGCCCGGGAATCGTCATTATCCGTTCCGGCCGTGAGGTAAAACCTCGTGTTTTTGGTGACTTGGTGAGTACGTAGCTTAGACCACTCATCCTTTATGATTGCACGGCAACCAAAATAAAACCTGCACGTACTCCCGAAGAAGAAAGAGGGTTTGGCATTGAGATGATAATCCATTCAATCTGTtttaaactatttttttttggctaaccaacttatTTCTGTTATTATGTGTATTTTTAATAGCAGATCATAAAATAATCTgctattatttttttagaagattTCAGAGTGCACACATCAGAGCAGATGTGagttttagtactccctccattccaaaatataccTCATATGAATTTGTGCACTTGTATCAAGACAGCTCTCATTTCTAATGCCTAACCACTCATATTagattaataataaatggatgtgagtatTATTGGCCGGTTGtgggtaccaagagaaaaatgagatgtattatgaaattttctaaaaaaaatctatatacgttgtattttggaatggagggagtactgacTTTGATttatcatactccctccatttcacaaagaatggcacgcacgcatttcaagatttgggtttgaccaataattagaCTAATAATTTAAGacttatgtgttacaaaaattatatcattggattcgtatttccaaaacctttccaatgatataaaatttgtaacatataatttacatacaattggtcaaagtttgatcTCGAAAAGCGTGGGCGCCATTCTAGTAAGTGCCACTGATTAAATACAAAGTTGTATTAATAGtttatttttgcttttttACAAATCACCTTTATTTATATAGCCCAATCACCGAGAGGAACGAAATTATTAATATTAAAATGGAGACTTGTCTGCCAATCCATTAAAGTCGATAATCACCATCATTGCGTGGAAGCTAACGACTGATTGTTTGTTGTCCATTCAATTAATTTTTCTTGGCTTGTGTTCCCAAAGGGAAAAAAGAGGCGAGCTTGCAGAGGGGATAAACTCCAAGGAATATCCCTCTCAATCCCACTGTTCTTCCATGGATTCTTCCAGGTGAGAACTAAGGAAAGGAATCGCATCCCTCCCGCGCATCTCGCGTGTGTGATGCACGCAGCCTCGCctgcggcgcggcggcgatggatTTTCCGTGGCTGGACCTGCCCTTCACCTTCCTGACGCTGCTCCTCGCGACCCGGCTCGCCTACGACTACTACGGCGTCGTCGCCGCGACCTTCGCCGGCAGCTTCTCCCTCCAGATCTTCCTCTTCTACTGCTTCGCCCGCTGGTACCGCCACACCATGGACGCGCGCGCCGACCTGCAGGCCCCATCGACGTCGTCGCGGCAgcatgacgacgacgacccgCCCGTCCTGACGCCTCTGGTGGAGACGACGGCTGCGGCAGGAGCTggcgcggccgctgccgcgggcgcCTTGCTTGCCAACCGGTGCCTGGCCTTCGTGTTCATGGTATTCGTCCCGCTGATCATCGTCGTCTTCGAGCGGAGCCAGGCGGACGTCGTGGCCTACGCGCTCTGCCTGGCCAACATCGTCGTCATGGTCGTCTGGCTCTCGCCGGACTCGGCGAGCAGCTCGATGTCGGCCGCCAAGTCGTTCCTGAGGCtcagcgacgacgaggacgacgacagcggcagcggcggggccggcgccgaggacgacaAGTGCTGCGTCTGCCTCGGCAGCCTGCGGGAAGAGCAGGCGCTCCGGGACCTGCCGCGGTGCGGGCACCGGTTCCACGACAAGTGCATCGGCAAGTGGCTCAAGGGGCACCCGACGTGCCCGGTGTGCCGGGCgttcgccgtgccgccgccggtcggGTACGCCGACGACTCTGTTAGCCCTGTCTAGCTTTGTTACTGTCCGGCATCCACAGTTTAACCAGAGAAAATCAAACGGTGGTAATGGTTAATAGTTGGGGAATTTCTTGATGATGTGATTTTGTGACGAATTGTTTGTGTCTACCGGAAATGTTAGTTGTACCAAAAAAGTAGTAACCTGTAAAAAGGATTGTcctccaaaaagaaaaatatagaaaTGGTTGCAACTTTTTCTCCCGCTGAAGATTGTGATAACCAAGCCTTGCTTCCTTTTTTACATGAACTCTTCCTTGTTTAGTCCTCAAAAGACAAAGAAAATAGAATGTTGTGGATACAGCATACAGGGCGCTCCGATTTTTACATGATATCATGCAGAACATTACTCAATGCTTTGTTACTTTTTTGGGGAGAAGATCAAACTTTATTGCTCAATGAAACCAACTACATCACATGGAATAAATTAAAGAATGAAAAAACGAACAACAGTTCTTCGACATTGTTCTCTAGCTCCACCTTTGGCATCATGAAATTTCCCTCAAAAGTTCTGTGTTGCTGCATGAGCCGCCCACTCTAAGATGTGAGAACATAAATGTGGGTATCCTAACAATGGGACTTGTTGACCCGAGTAATCAGCGGCCTACCAAAAAACGTGAGTTTGGGCCTGCGCTGCGAGTCCCAAAGCGGAAGGAAACTTGGCAGATTTGCCATACACCTACCTATCCATCTAAGATACGAACACAATTTGTAACCTTGTCTGGCTGTCTATATAAAGACCGGTGAGTGACTCCGGACAAGGTAAGACACATTATAACCTCTATGTTCAGATTAATACAATCAAGGTAAGACGTAGGTCTATAACTCCACACGAGGGGCCGAGTTCCAACCTGGGGAAAAATCTCTCTTGCCGTCTCCTACCTGTGAAAGATCTCTCGCAGCACGTTCCTATCCTCGACTTGAATTACCATCCATGATGGTACCTACTTGACAATACGTTAACAATAAGATCG
The Brachypodium distachyon strain Bd21 chromosome 2, Brachypodium_distachyon_v3.0, whole genome shotgun sequence genome window above contains:
- the LOC100829385 gene encoding RING-H2 finger protein ATL32, whose amino-acid sequence is MPDYAWQGSGVSDAGQSSVLLLALYPGLLVLVILSAFVKYVWIALALYCALMVLFSCTARFCARPEPAGSSTVDRGGLSEAGIAAIPAFAYDAGVGDGGQVQCAVCLGTLRRGETVRRLPVCAHTFHVGCVDMWLHSHATSPRPA
- the LOC100830510 gene encoding E3 ubiquitin-protein ligase Os06g0535400; protein product: MDFPWLDLPFTFLTLLLATRLAYDYYGVVAATFAGSFSLQIFLFYCFARWYRHTMDARADLQAPSTSSRQHDDDDPPVLTPLVETTAAAGAGAAAAAGALLANRCLAFVFMVFVPLIIVVFERSQADVVAYALCLANIVVMVVWLSPDSASSSMSAAKSFLRLSDDEDDDSGSGGAGAEDDKCCVCLGSLREEQALRDLPRCGHRFHDKCIGKWLKGHPTCPVCRAFAVPPPVGYADDSVSPV
- the LOC104582674 gene encoding E3 ubiquitin-protein ligase ATL9; translation: MLNLYPRLALAASGTFSVDEDEPQICYGIMVAFVSLLLFCVLVAVVSVARACSITGLIVLLFGLVGWFGPRGGAAAVAAARRNGTRQRQQQPSVASAAPAPTAVRLAHRCTCGMTDAAIGTLPTFAYEATGDEGARQSCLLCAVCLEDVQAGQTVRELPPCRHLFHVDCIDLWLQTHRTCPLCRCELPLPPPRKATSKAAAAGTETESSTNASLPPV